In Bremerella alba, the genomic window ATCGTGATTCTTATCGCGGTCTCGCTGATCAGCCGTCCGGCGACCTCCGACCAACCTGGCGGAATGCTCGCCCAAATGCGCCGTGACTATCACATCTCGGATGCCCAACTCGGTAAAGTCGACCCGGCCAGTGAAGCCATGCGGCTGTCGCTATTGGGTCTCGACGGTGTGGCGATCACCTTCCTCTGGAGCAAACTCAACGAGTACCAGATGACCGAGCAGTACACCCTCATGGAGGCGACTGCCAAGACCATCTCGTACTTGAACCCGCACCTGCTAAAGGTTTGGGAGTTCCAAGCGTGGAATCTGTCGTACAACGTGTCCCGCGAGTTCGACAACTACGAGCACCGTTACTTGTGGGTCAAGCGTGGTATCAACTACCACATGGACGGCACCGAATACAACTACAACGAACCCCGCATGATGAACTCGATTGCCCACTTCTTCGGCAACAAGTTCGGCAACGCGGACGAAAAAGTTCAGTACCGCGAAATCTTCCCAGAGGATGACCTCTTCCACGAGGAAATCCAAAAGCATTTGGAAGGGACCCCCTACTCGGTCACTGAAGATGCTGAAGGGGTGCAAGAGAATAAACCAGACCACTGGCTCGTGGCCCGTCTATGGGACAAATGGGCAACCGAAGTTGTGGACAATGGTTTAGGCAGCATCGGTGCCATGTCGCCCACGATTTTCTATCAGTATCCAGCCAAACGACTGATGAATTTCGGGGAAGCCATCGAGAAGGAAGGGCACATTTCCGAAAAAGCTCAGGCTGCTTGGGCCCAAGCTTATGAAGAATGGAAAGAGTATGGCGACCACGAAGTTCCCTCGACCTACGGCATCTCGATCAAGCTGAATGATTCGGATCGTCTGGCGAAAGAAATCGACGAAGCCAATAACAACTTCAAAAACTCGTACGACAAATACACCAATCAGATCTCAGAAGAGAAGATCGCTAAGCTTCCTGAAGAAACGCAGAAAGCCCTCGATACGCCTGAGAAAGATCGTACTGAAGAACAGATCCAACTGATTCAAGCGGTCCAAAATTCCTTGCGTGTTTCGCGAATTGAAACCGTGAAGTACATCCAGGAAAAAGCCAACGCTCTGAAGGAAGAAAAGCCTGACTCCCCCGAAGCGAAAGAGCTGTCTCAAACCGCATTAGAGGCCTCTCGTGAAGCGAACCGTTTGGGCGAGATGGAGTTCCTCAAAGGTGTCATCGAACGCCAAAAGGACATCGTCGCGTTCAACTACTGGCGAACACGAGCCCTCTCGGAAAGTACCGATCGTACGATCGAAGCTCGCCGCTTGGTCTTCGAAGCCCACGAGGCCTACAAAGACGCCAACTTGATCAAGGCCCGCGAGCTGTACGAAAAGGCCTGGGACAAGTGGATTGCGATCTACGATGACTACCCAGAACTTCGTGACGACGCATCGGCCGACGTGCTGTCGGATTCCATCAAGGAATACCGCGCTCTCTTGAATCAATTTGACGAAGACATTTCTCCAAACTTCCCGCTGATCGACATTCTGCGTTCCAACTCAGATGTGTTCGTCGAACCGGTCTGGAACCCGGATGATCAGCCGACTCCGGCCAATAAGCCAGACGAAGCGACCGAGGAAAAAGCCGAGCCAATGGATTCCGAGCCAATGGATTCCGAGCCAATGGATTCCGAGCCAATGGATTCCGAGTCGGCAGACAAACCGGAAGCAGATCCAGCAAAGGAAGAATCTTCCGAAGAAGCGACTGCTGAGAAGCCTGCCGAAGAGGCAGCCGATACCGAGTCAAGTGATGCCGAGCCAGCCGACGAGCCTGCCGAATCGACCGAAACGGCTACGGACTCAGAGGAAACAGCAAGCTCCGATTCGTAAGGCCTCATCTCGAGTGAGCATGACTTCTCAAGAAACCATCGAGGCTCGATCCGCTGCGGATCGAGCCTTCTTTCTTTACCAGCGGCTGGTCGCCCTGTTTTTACTTCTATTGATCGGGGTGACCTATCCACTCTGGATCGACCAGACACAGTTCCCGGCCGTTCCTGTTATCCAGGGCCTATGTGCTGTCCCCGGCCTAGTCGACATCATTCTCTGGGGAACGCTGATCGCCTTGTTGATCGCCATTCAGTGGCTTGGCCCTCGATCGCAAATGAGTCCCAAACTTTGGCTGGCGACGTCGTTGGTTCTCGTGCTTTGCTTTGCCCTCAATCAACATCGCTTTCAACCGTGGGCTTACCAGTTTGCCGTGTTGGGTTTGATTTTCGGTTTAGCGCCCCCGAGAAACGCCTGGCAAATGACGATCTGGATTTCGCTGAGCATTTATTTCTACTCGGCGGTATCCAAGCTAGACCCTTCGTTCGTCAACGAACTGGGCTCCGATTTCATGCTCACAATCAGCTCCATCGCTGGCTTCCCGATGTCGCAAGATCAACTGGCATCCTGGAAGTGGCTGGCACTCGGGTTTCCAATTTTTGAGCTAATTGCATTCTTCTTGCTGCTCATACCGCGGACTCGCAAACTGGGTATCGCTGCTGCTTGCCTGATGCATGTCGGCTTGATCCTGGTCCTTGGTCCCGTGGGCCTTTCCCATAGCTGGGGCGTGTTGATCTGGAACGTCTTTTTCATCACGCAAACCATTCTCCTCTTCGGGTTTCCCCAGCCATCGGAAACCAGCGACACGGCTCCTAACGCA contains:
- a CDS encoding MauE/DoxX family redox-associated membrane protein, coding for MTSQETIEARSAADRAFFLYQRLVALFLLLLIGVTYPLWIDQTQFPAVPVIQGLCAVPGLVDIILWGTLIALLIAIQWLGPRSQMSPKLWLATSLVLVLCFALNQHRFQPWAYQFAVLGLIFGLAPPRNAWQMTIWISLSIYFYSAVSKLDPSFVNELGSDFMLTISSIAGFPMSQDQLASWKWLALGFPIFELIAFFLLLIPRTRKLGIAAACLMHVGLILVLGPVGLSHSWGVLIWNVFFITQTILLFGFPQPSETSDTAPNATFRLSAARAICVLVIIFPTFEIVGLGDPWPAWGLYASHVGRTHLFLSRHAVNHLPEPWRKFVDTQASDDLFVPVQLEKWSLQTTGAPIYPGQRFSFAVARAFVTKTDTSRSVRLVIESPAGRFQDDREADTFAGDKIGMQADRRFWLNTKPRDAFLEAP